GTATCTCATTGAGGATTGTTTCATCATCGCTTGTTTCCTCCTAGAAGATAATATTTATCGAGGTAGTCCAGGACGGTAATGATAAATTCAGCATGACTCCAGCTTAATGGGCACACCGAAATAAGGCGTTCGCCAAAAGGATGTAACTGCTCTGGTAGTGCACCTGAGGGACGTGTATGTCGGGTTACCCATAGTAAAATATCAATCACACTCTGTAGTTGTTCCAGCGAGTGTGCTGCCGCTATTTTATATTGTGCCAACCAGAGTGTGCATATGATCCAGGGGTTTCCCGGTATCCGTTTGAAATCTTCTGTTACAGAAACAAACCGGTCACGCTCGTAACGGGCAATGCCACCAACCTCGGTCTTTACTGTCAGGCGGTCTTCGATTTGTCTCATTGTGGAAACAACCATCGGATTATCAGCGGGAAAAAGACCAAAAGCGGTTACACCAAACAAACTCGCATCAATGGTGAGATCTAGCTCTTTCGTGTCAGGATTAAATCGTTGTGCGAATCGCCCATCTTGAGGACTATAGAGGATACGTTTTGCTGCTTCTTGTATTTCGAATGCTGCCCTTCGATACTTTTCAGCTAAAGGCTGATCTCTAAAACTTTCTGCAAAATGCGCTGCGGCGATAAGTCCGCCGTAAACTGTTGCAACGGTAAAGGTATGTACACCATATCGTTCTTCCCATAAATCATAGGAAGGGCGTGGTAATCCGGTGTCCTCAAAACGGTAATCCTCTAAAAAATCTGCTGCACGGATGATAAAATGCTTATAAAGCTGATTTGCAAAATCGATATCTTTATGGCGAATAAAATGCTGCCATAGAGCCCAGAGTACCAGTGCTGTTCCATCCTCCTGAATAGGTATCTCCATCTGCTCACGGGCGTACCATGGATGCCAGGAGCTTCCCAGGCTTCTATCCGGATTATATTTATGAAGAAGGTAGCCTTCATCGGTTATAACGTCTGCACAGAAACGGAAAAAATTGCGAGGTATATCAATATATCCTGTACGGGTGAGGGCATATGCCGCCCGCGCCGCATCCCGGGGCCAAACATAACTGTAGGTATCACGCCCAAATTGCAAAAGGTCTGAATCGTTGGCAGCAATGATCCCTCCATGATTATCAGTCATTGTGCGGATCGTTAAAAGACTACGCTTGTAGAGATCAACTATACCAGATGGCAGATCAGCAAAATTGGGTAGACCTTTGGTCATCCATATACGCCAATAATCCTCTGTGTGATCAATCAATTCAACCGGAGATTTATCGATAACGATGGCATTAAGAGATCTTATTTCACTGAATTTCGTTCCAGCAGTTATCCAATAATAACAAGCAGCTTGGCCATGCACAGGCAGTGTCATCCTCAGAGCAATAGTCGAGTCTACTGAGCCCTGTTCGATCGGATTCTTGCCGAGCTGTCCATCCTCAGCATCACGCCATGTCCCTTCTGCTCTTCCATATTCCTTGATCCCGATTGCCCACTCCTCGATACCGATCATTGTATCTACCTTAGCATTGACTAAAAAATAACGGTTAGCCTTGTAATGGATAATAGCTTGAAGTCGAGGTTCGTAAAGAGCCGTATCGGCAATGTTATTCTCGTAAAGGTGAAAGTCCTGGTGGAAAAACAGACGAATTTCTCGCAAACGGTTAGCCAGGTTATGAACAATCACTTCCCGCAGATAGATGTTATCGTGAAAGTCCACGGCATCCCGACAATCCAACATAAGCTCAAACCTCTGATTGATAAGCTTTACAGCAGTTACTAGTGTGTCAGGCTTATAAACGAGTACCCGTTCCCAATCTGGTTCGTGTATCCAGCTCAATTGTCCATCGATAAAGATACCGAAGCGAAAGGCATGCCCAACAGTATGGTTTTCCTGACCGACATGCGGGAAGTAAATATCGCGTAGTCGATAAGCATCGTCAAACATTACTTGCAGTGATCCGTTACCAATAGTCAATTCTCGCGGCATTAATACACCTCCTTTTAAACACAATTATCTTTTATGGATTATCTTTTATGGCAAACGGTACATTCAATACCAATATCATCAAGAGAAGGATGGGGTGGGTTGGGGGGTCCGCCAGGATGACACTCCAGGCATGGTAATCCTGTAAAAGGTGGATGAGGAGAATCAATAGCTGATGGATGCGTCGGATCAGGATGGCATACCGTACATGAAACATTTGATACAGGAATATGGCAATTTCGACAGTGACGATTTCTTGGGCTACCCCAAGAGGCTACATGGTTTAAAGGAGTTGTACTCTCATGACATCGGACACAAAAGTCCTCTTGATGACAAACCATACATTTCTTCCGATCCCATGATGCAGCAAATCCGTGAGTTCTTCTCCGCCATGCATTATTATGACTTCTGGGTTTTTGGTCTTGATGGCAGTTAACACATGAATCTAGGCTCTCATGGCACCGTTTACAGTAATCTTGATTATAATAAAATTCATTTCCATGCTTTTGTATCCATAGTGGGTCATCGTGATTAACCCAGCGGTCTTCATGGTAGAGGGGCATACGATCCTTTCGAATGTACTTATGGCAAACATTGCATGCGATCCTTTCCTTCCCTCTTTTCCTGTGACATGGCATGCAGGTATTGTACATGGTAGGAAGTATATCAGGAGTAATGGTATCTCTCTTCTCAATGCCTACATGGCATTGATTACATGCTACGTTATTTTCCAGATGTACCTTATGGGTAAATTTTAATTCCTGATATTTTTTGGGTATAACATGCTTAACCGTTATTTTCATTCCGGGTTTCGTATGGCAAAACAAGCAAGATTGTAGATTTTTGGTATCATAATATTTCATATGACAAATAAGGCATTTTGCCATTTTAGGCCAATCCGGTTGAAGATCATCTTTATAGGAATGACAGAAGTTACAGTCCTTTAAGCCTCTTTCCATATGCTTGGCATGGCTGTAATGGATCTCAGACTCTTTACAACCTCCTAATATCGTTATCATAACGAATACCATTAAAAAAACTAAGTAATAAGATTTTTTTATCATACAATATTGGTAATGTAAATTTTATATGGGAATTTAACAGTAAAAGTACGTACAAGACAATTTCAGAGATAGAACCTCAAATTATCTCATTAAAAGCTTTTGTTATAAGAGACTACCAATTGGTGAAAGGTCTCTGGGTCTGTATCGCTCACTTCAGATATCCATCGCAGACTCACATTTGATTGTTCTGTTAACAGGTATTTAATCCTCAGGTAATACGTTCTCACATTAATTTTCTGTACAACATCTTCTTCCAACTCACTATTTTCAAGAAAAGCAAGATCGTTGCTTCCGGTAAAATTAAATTTATAGAAAGAATAGCCTGTGCCAAGACCAATATCAAATTTTCCAATTTTTTTATCAAAATCAACATTTGCATCTGTGCTGTGATCAACGCCTTTAATATTCCAGTATTCTACTGTAAATGTGACCTTGGATTCCTTTAATAAAATATTATATGTCATAAATGAAAAGAAGGTTCTATAATAATCGCGATTGAAGGTATTTTCATCTTCTTTCTCAAGAACATTTCTGCGGTCTATGCCACTGGATACTTCAAATTTTTCTCCCCAACCTTTATGTCCTGTCAGACTGATAAGGTCAAAAGGCTCGAAGGTATTCAAGATTTCAGAAATTGGTGAAATATTATTACTCTGCTCGGCTAATGAATTGAGGAATCTATAGTACGATAGTTGCACACTAGCGTCCCAGTCTATTTTATCCCAGGATAATTTAACGAGAAAATCCTTCGATACAGTATTGAGGAGGGTATATCTTCCATAAAAATTTAAGTCTTCGTAGATTCTTTGCCATACATTAAACCCCACTTCATCATCGATAAACTCGTCATCAATAATACGAACATAATCTAAATTCATACGAGTATCCATAAATGGTCGTATGCTTATTCCACTTCCTGCTACGGTATCGAAGTACGTGTTCGTGTATTGAGAAGCCCTTAAGCCACCGAAGACGTAAGTATCAAGAATACCTATCTTCTGTTCATACTTTGCGCCATCAAAGAGAATGGTCTCAATTGAGTATTGATACTGACGTCCTACACGGAGGCTGGATTTATCAATAACTGGATCCTTTATGTCTGCATATAAAAAGTAAACACGGCCGTTGTAACTTCGATCATATGAGTCTAAAATATCCCGAAAAGCTCCATTTTTATCCTCATGTCCATCAAAATCTTCTGATAGTCTTCCAGAGCCAGCTATGGTTACTTTATCATGAAAGAAATCTTTAGTCTTAAAGGAGAGATACTCATACATATCATGGTCATTTTCATCTCCTCCCCAGCGGCCTTCGTATTGAGTTCGAAAGTTTCCCGATATAAAG
The genomic region above belongs to Candidatus Jettenia caeni and contains:
- a CDS encoding glycoside hydrolase encodes the protein MPRELTIGNGSLQVMFDDAYRLRDIYFPHVGQENHTVGHAFRFGIFIDGQLSWIHEPDWERVLVYKPDTLVTAVKLINQRFELMLDCRDAVDFHDNIYLREVIVHNLANRLREIRLFFHQDFHLYENNIADTALYEPRLQAIIHYKANRYFLVNAKVDTMIGIEEWAIGIKEYGRAEGTWRDAEDGQLGKNPIEQGSVDSTIALRMTLPVHGQAACYYWITAGTKFSEIRSLNAIVIDKSPVELIDHTEDYWRIWMTKGLPNFADLPSGIVDLYKRSLLTIRTMTDNHGGIIAANDSDLLQFGRDTYSYVWPRDAARAAYALTRTGYIDIPRNFFRFCADVITDEGYLLHKYNPDRSLGSSWHPWYAREQMEIPIQEDGTALVLWALWQHFIRHKDIDFANQLYKHFIIRAADFLEDYRFEDTGLPRPSYDLWEERYGVHTFTVATVYGGLIAAAHFAESFRDQPLAEKYRRAAFEIQEAAKRILYSPQDGRFAQRFNPDTKELDLTIDASLFGVTAFGLFPADNPMVVSTMRQIEDRLTVKTEVGGIARYERDRFVSVTEDFKRIPGNPWIICTLWLAQYKIAAAHSLEQLQSVIDILLWVTRHTRPSGALPEQLHPFGERLISVCPLSWSHAEFIITVLDYLDKYYLLGGNKR
- a CDS encoding putative heme protein, whose translation is MITILGGCKESEIHYSHAKHMERGLKDCNFCHSYKDDLQPDWPKMAKCLICHMKYYDTKNLQSCLFCHTKPGMKITVKHVIPKKYQELKFTHKVHLENNVACNQCHVGIEKRDTITPDILPTMYNTCMPCHRKRGKERIACNVCHKYIRKDRMPLYHEDRWVNHDDPLWIQKHGNEFYYNQDYCKRCHESLDSCVNCHQDQKPRSHNNAWRRRTHGFAASWDRKKCMVCHQEDFCVRCHESTTPLNHVASWGSPRNRHCRNCHIPVSNVSCTVCHPDPTHPSAIDSPHPPFTGLPCLECHPGGPPNPPHPSLDDIGIECTVCHKR